The following proteins are encoded in a genomic region of Rattus rattus isolate New Zealand chromosome 2, Rrattus_CSIRO_v1, whole genome shotgun sequence:
- the LOC116891005 gene encoding vomeronasal type-2 receptor 116-like isoform X1, giving the protein MKKLCAFTIAFFSLKFCLILCSLTEPNCYWRIKKSNVIDGDLQNDCGFVLFTLESPIEENFYNHIINFRIPARKYEFFLVMFFATDEINKNPYLLSNMSLIFSFIFGMCEDTMGVLDKAYLHQNNYFDLINYNCGRKKRCDVKLTGPSWKTSLKLSVNSRAPKIFFGPFNPNLSDHDQFPHIYQIATKDTYLLHGMVSLMFHFEWTWIGLVITDDDQDIQFHSDLREEMQRHAICLAFVNMIPESIQLYNTKFKIYDQQLMTSSSKVVIIYGKLISTLELSFRRWAYLVARRIWITTSQLDVITYDKDFSLDFFHGTVIFAHHHNDIAIFRNFMQTINTSKYPVDISQSMLQWNHFNCSISKNKKKMDFFMLKNPLEWLTQHTFDMVLSEEGYNLYNAVYAVAHTYHELIFQQVESQEMAKPKGLFTDCQQVASLLKTRVFTNPVGELVNMNHKENQCAKYDIFIIWNFPKGLGLKVKIGSYFPCLPQSQQLHMSEDWEWVTGETLVPSSVCSETCTAGFRKSHEKQTADCCFDCVQCQENEIANDTDMEQCVRCPDDSYANLEQTECLQRAVTFLAYEDPLGMALGCMALSFSAITILVLVTFVKYRDTPIVKANNRILSYILLISLAFCFLCSLLFIGHPNQATCILQQATFAIFFTVAISTVLAKTITVVTAFKLTTPGRRIRKMMIKGATNLLIPICTLIQLVLCAIWLVTSPPFIDRDTHSEHGKIIVTCNKGSVIAFHFVLGYLGSLALGSFTVAFLARNLPDRFNEAKFLTFSMLVFYSVWITFLPVYHSTRGKVMVIVEVFSILASSAGLLGCIFVQKCYVLLVRPDLNVLQK; this is encoded by the exons GATACCAGcaagaaaatatgaattttttctGGTAATGTTTTTTGCTACTGATGAGATCAACAAGAATCCTTATCTTTTATCCAACATGTCTTTGatattttccttcatctttggCATGTGTGAAGATACAATGGGAGTTCTGGATAAAGCATATTTACATCAAAACAACTATTTCGATCTAATTAATTATAACTGTGGAAGAAAGAAACGTTGTGATGTAAAACTTACAGGACCATCATGGAAAACTTCCTTAAAACTTTCAGTTAATTCAAGGGCACCAAAG attttctttggaccatttaatCCTAACCTGAGTGACCATGACCAGTTTCCCCATATCTATCAGATAGCAACCAAGGACACATATTTGCTCCATGGCATGGTCTCCTTGATGTTTCATTTTGAATGGACTTGGATAGGACTGGTCATCACAGATGATGACCAAGATATTCAGTTTCACTCAGACTTGAGAGAAGAAATGCAAAGGCATGCGATCTGTTTAGCTTTTGTGAATATGATCCCAGAAAGCATTCAGTTATACAACACAAAGTTTAAGATATATGACCAACAACTTATGACATCTTCATCAAAGGTTGTTATCATTTATGGCAAACTGATCTCCACTCTAGAACTCAGCTTTAGAAGATGGGCATATTTAGTTGCACGGAGAATCTGGATCACAACCTCACAATTGGATGTCATCACATATGATAAAGATTTCAGCCTTGATTTCTTCCACGGGACTGTCATTTTTGCCCACCACCACAATGACATCgctatatttagaaattttatgCAAACAATAAACACATCCAAGTATCCAGTAGATATTTCGCAGTCTATGCTGCAGTGGAATCATTTTAACTGTTCAATctcaaagaacaagaagaaaatggatttttttatgtTGAAAAACCCATTGGAATGGTTAACCCAGCACACATTTGACATGGTCCTGAGTGAAGAAGGTTACAATTTGTATAatgctgtgtatgctgtggcCCACACCTATCATGAACTCATTTTTCAACAAGTAGAGTCTCAGGAAATGGCCAAACCCAAAGGACTATTCACTGACTGTCAGCAG GTGGCTTCTTTGCTGAAAACTAGGGTATTTACTAACCCTGTTGGAGAGCTGGTGAACATGAATCATAAGGAAAACCAGTGTGCCAAGTATGACATTTTCATCATTTGGAATTTTCCAAAAGGCCTTggattaaaagtgaaaataggaAGCTATTTTCCTTGTTTGCCACAGAGTCAACAACTTCATATGTCTGAAGACTGGGAGTGGGTCACAGGAGAAACATTG GTTCCCTCCTCAGTGTGTAGTGAGACATGTACTGCAGGATTCAGAAAAAGTCATGAGAAACAAACAGCCGACTGCTGCTTTGATTGTGTCCAGTGCCAAGAAAATGAGATTGCCAATGATACAG ATATGGAGCAGTGTGTGAGATGTCCAGATGATTCATATGCCAATTTAGAACAaactgagtgcctccaaagagctGTGACATTTCTCGCTTATGAAGATCCACTGGGGATGGCTCTAGGCTGCATGGCCCTGTCCTTCTCAGCCATCACAATTCTAGTACTAGTCACTTTTGTGAAGTACAGGGATACTCCCATTGTGAAAGCCAATAACCGCATTCTCAGCTACATCCTGCTCATATCTCTagccttctgttttctctgctcatTGCTCTTCATTGGACATCCCAACCAGGCCACCTGCATCCTGCAGCAGGCCACGTTTGCAATATTTTTCACTGTTGCTATTTCTACTGTGTTGGCCAAAACAATAACTGTGGTCACAGCTTTCAAGCTCACTACTCCAGGGAGAAGGATAAGAAAGATGATGATAAAAGGGGCAACTAACTTGCTCATTCCCATTTGTACCCTAATCCAACTTGTTCTCTGTGCAATCTGGTTGGTGACATCTCCTCCATTTATTGACAGAGATACACACTCTGAACATGGAAAGATAATCGTCACTTGCAACAAAGGCTCAGTCATTGCATTCCACTTTGTCTTGGGATATTTGGGCTCCTTGGCTCTGGGGAGCTTCACTGTGGCTTTCTTGGCTAGGAACCTTCCTGACAGATTCAATGAGGCCAAGTTCCTAACATTCAGCATGTTGGTGTTCTACAGTGTTTGGatcaccttcctccctgtctaccaCAGTACCAGGGGGAAGGTTATGGTTATTGTGGAGGTTTTCTCCATCTTGGCTTCTAGTGCAGGGTTGCTAGGGTGTATATTTGTCCAAAAGTGTTATGTTCTTTTAGTTCGACCAGATTTAAATgttcttcagaaataa
- the LOC116891005 gene encoding vomeronasal type-2 receptor 116-like isoform X2 gives MKKLCAFTIAFFSLKFCLILCSLTEPNCYWRIKKSNVIDGDLQNDCGFVLFTLESPIEENFYNHIINFRIPARKYEFFLVMFFATDEINKNPYLLSNMSLIFSFIFGMCEDTMGVLDKAYLHQNNYFDLINYNCGRKKRCDVKLTGPSWKTSLKLSVNSRAPKIFFGPFNPNLSDHDQFPHIYQIATKDTYLLHGMVSLMFHFEWTWIGLVITDDDQDIQFHSDLREEMQRHAICLAFVNMIPESIQLYNTKFKIYDQQLMTSSSKVVIIYGKLISTLELSFRRWAYLVARRIWITTSQLDVITYDKDFSLDFFHGTVIFAHHHNDIAIFRNFMQTINTSKYPVDISQSMLQWNHFNCSISKNKKKMDFFMLKNPLEWLTQHTFDMVLSEEGYNLYNAVYAVAHTYHELIFQQVESQEMAKPKGLFTDCQQVASLLKTRVFTNPVGELVNMNHKENQCAKYDIFIIWNFPKGLGLKVKIGSYFPCLPQSQQLHMSEDWEWVTGGVLPQVPSSVCSETCTAGFRKSHEKQTADCCFDCVQCQENEIANDTDMEQCVRCPDDSYANLEQTECLQRAVTFLAYEDPLGMALGCMALSFSAITILVLVTFVKYRDTPIVKANNRILSYILLISLAFCFLCSLLFIGHPNQATCILQQATFAIFFTVAISTVLAKTITVVTAFKLTTPGRRIRKMMIKGATNLLIPICTLIQLVLCAIWLVTSPPFIDRDTHSEHGKIIVTCNKGSVIAFHFVLGYLGSLALGSFTVAFLARNLPDRFNEAKFLTFSMLVFYSVWITFLPVYHSTRGKVMVIVEVFSILASSAGLLGCIFVQKCYVLLVRPDLNVLQK, from the exons GATACCAGcaagaaaatatgaattttttctGGTAATGTTTTTTGCTACTGATGAGATCAACAAGAATCCTTATCTTTTATCCAACATGTCTTTGatattttccttcatctttggCATGTGTGAAGATACAATGGGAGTTCTGGATAAAGCATATTTACATCAAAACAACTATTTCGATCTAATTAATTATAACTGTGGAAGAAAGAAACGTTGTGATGTAAAACTTACAGGACCATCATGGAAAACTTCCTTAAAACTTTCAGTTAATTCAAGGGCACCAAAG attttctttggaccatttaatCCTAACCTGAGTGACCATGACCAGTTTCCCCATATCTATCAGATAGCAACCAAGGACACATATTTGCTCCATGGCATGGTCTCCTTGATGTTTCATTTTGAATGGACTTGGATAGGACTGGTCATCACAGATGATGACCAAGATATTCAGTTTCACTCAGACTTGAGAGAAGAAATGCAAAGGCATGCGATCTGTTTAGCTTTTGTGAATATGATCCCAGAAAGCATTCAGTTATACAACACAAAGTTTAAGATATATGACCAACAACTTATGACATCTTCATCAAAGGTTGTTATCATTTATGGCAAACTGATCTCCACTCTAGAACTCAGCTTTAGAAGATGGGCATATTTAGTTGCACGGAGAATCTGGATCACAACCTCACAATTGGATGTCATCACATATGATAAAGATTTCAGCCTTGATTTCTTCCACGGGACTGTCATTTTTGCCCACCACCACAATGACATCgctatatttagaaattttatgCAAACAATAAACACATCCAAGTATCCAGTAGATATTTCGCAGTCTATGCTGCAGTGGAATCATTTTAACTGTTCAATctcaaagaacaagaagaaaatggatttttttatgtTGAAAAACCCATTGGAATGGTTAACCCAGCACACATTTGACATGGTCCTGAGTGAAGAAGGTTACAATTTGTATAatgctgtgtatgctgtggcCCACACCTATCATGAACTCATTTTTCAACAAGTAGAGTCTCAGGAAATGGCCAAACCCAAAGGACTATTCACTGACTGTCAGCAG GTGGCTTCTTTGCTGAAAACTAGGGTATTTACTAACCCTGTTGGAGAGCTGGTGAACATGAATCATAAGGAAAACCAGTGTGCCAAGTATGACATTTTCATCATTTGGAATTTTCCAAAAGGCCTTggattaaaagtgaaaataggaAGCTATTTTCCTTGTTTGCCACAGAGTCAACAACTTCATATGTCTGAAGACTGGGAGTGGGTCACAGGAG gtgtattgCCTCAGGTTCCCTCCTCAGTGTGTAGTGAGACATGTACTGCAGGATTCAGAAAAAGTCATGAGAAACAAACAGCCGACTGCTGCTTTGATTGTGTCCAGTGCCAAGAAAATGAGATTGCCAATGATACAG ATATGGAGCAGTGTGTGAGATGTCCAGATGATTCATATGCCAATTTAGAACAaactgagtgcctccaaagagctGTGACATTTCTCGCTTATGAAGATCCACTGGGGATGGCTCTAGGCTGCATGGCCCTGTCCTTCTCAGCCATCACAATTCTAGTACTAGTCACTTTTGTGAAGTACAGGGATACTCCCATTGTGAAAGCCAATAACCGCATTCTCAGCTACATCCTGCTCATATCTCTagccttctgttttctctgctcatTGCTCTTCATTGGACATCCCAACCAGGCCACCTGCATCCTGCAGCAGGCCACGTTTGCAATATTTTTCACTGTTGCTATTTCTACTGTGTTGGCCAAAACAATAACTGTGGTCACAGCTTTCAAGCTCACTACTCCAGGGAGAAGGATAAGAAAGATGATGATAAAAGGGGCAACTAACTTGCTCATTCCCATTTGTACCCTAATCCAACTTGTTCTCTGTGCAATCTGGTTGGTGACATCTCCTCCATTTATTGACAGAGATACACACTCTGAACATGGAAAGATAATCGTCACTTGCAACAAAGGCTCAGTCATTGCATTCCACTTTGTCTTGGGATATTTGGGCTCCTTGGCTCTGGGGAGCTTCACTGTGGCTTTCTTGGCTAGGAACCTTCCTGACAGATTCAATGAGGCCAAGTTCCTAACATTCAGCATGTTGGTGTTCTACAGTGTTTGGatcaccttcctccctgtctaccaCAGTACCAGGGGGAAGGTTATGGTTATTGTGGAGGTTTTCTCCATCTTGGCTTCTAGTGCAGGGTTGCTAGGGTGTATATTTGTCCAAAAGTGTTATGTTCTTTTAGTTCGACCAGATTTAAATgttcttcagaaataa